Part of the Candidatus Margulisiibacteriota bacterium genome is shown below.
TGCTAATATTTTTCTCTAATATGGGTTTTATCCACCTATATTTTTCTTCTTGTGTTGATTTTGGCATAGTTTTTGACATATGCCTCTAGATTATCATAAAAGTGCAATATGTGTGTACACATTACCTCATAATGTTGCAAATAAGCATTCTTTATTGTGTGATAATGTTAGCAAATGATAAGCAATAAATCAATAAATATGGAGACTACACATTTTTTAACTTTTGAGCTATCATGTAGTTACAATTTAATAGAAGTGGCCTAAACCTTTGGATTTCAAAGGCATGGCTTGAAGTCCGGTAAAGAATAAACAACCCATCATGGGATGTCTTTACCGGCCATATCAGGAAACTGGTATGAGTGGCTTCGGCTACTACCTGTGGTGGGCTTTTTGTATATAAAACGCTACAGGTAAGATTATTAGTAATGGTAATAAAATCACTAGCGTAATTATATGAATCAAAAACAAAAAGGATTTATCCCTGTAATTATAGGTTTAATTATCTTAGGCTTGGTGACAGTTAGTGGTTCTGGGTATTATATTTGGAATAAAAATAAAGAAGTAAAAAAAGAAGTAGCACCATCGTCTAAAATTACAACAGAAGAGGAAGTTAAGGAAGATTTAATTATAGATACCGATCAAGTATCATCTTCTTCTCAAACGAAAACTATAATTCCAGCTCCATCTTCTTCATCAGCTTCTAATCTTGGATGTGATGGAGTATTTTCTATAACTGACAATCGTGATACTAATAATCCAGTCTATGAGATAGTAAAAATAGGAACTCAGTGTTGGATGAAGAGAAATCTGAACATTGGAAAATATATTTCTGGAGATATTGATCAAACTAATAATAATACTATAGAAAAGTATTGTTACAATAATGATATTGCTAATTGTGATACTTATGGTGGGCTATATCAGTACAATGAAGCTACTAATTATTATTACTACCCGCCTATTCCCAGTAAAAAGGACTTTACACGAGACATATGTCCAGATGGTTGGCATATACCTAAAAACTCTGAATGGGACACATTAGCCACTTATTTAGGTGGGTGGAAGATAGCTGGTGAAAAAATGAGAGGAATTGGATTTAATAATACTAAGAGTGATATTGTTTCTAGCTTTTCTGCTTATGGATCTGGTCGTCGTGATGACAATGGACAATTTCAATATAAAAGTTCTGTAGCTTTTTTTTGGTCATCTACCCTTTTTGCCGATGATTATTCATTCTATCGTCATATCAATTCGGACGAGTCTCCACTTCATAATGTTGCGTACTTGCAATCGATTGGTGCCTCTGTGCGATGCTTAAAGGGTCCATCTGTTGATAGTGAGACGCAAATTATAGCAAGAAATTTTTTAAATAATCCAACATTAGAAAACTTAAAAGTTTTTTGCAAACAAGCTAATAGTATCCCTTC
Proteins encoded:
- a CDS encoding FISUMP domain-containing protein, with amino-acid sequence MNQKQKGFIPVIIGLIILGLVTVSGSGYYIWNKNKEVKKEVAPSSKITTEEEVKEDLIIDTDQVSSSSQTKTIIPAPSSSSASNLGCDGVFSITDNRDTNNPVYEIVKIGTQCWMKRNLNIGKYISGDIDQTNNNTIEKYCYNNDIANCDTYGGLYQYNEATNYYYYPPIPSKKDFTRDICPDGWHIPKNSEWDTLATYLGGWKIAGEKMRGIGFNNTKSDIVSSFSAYGSGRRDDNGQFQYKSSVAFFWSSTLFADDYSFYRHINSDESPLHNVAYLQSIGASVRCLKGPSVDSETQIIARNFLNNPTLENLKVFCKQANSIPSLKTEDVLSEDKKTIKTVTLSLSETISSCQYLNNPDSGIIFISPKYDSLLISFNDSDDDRTRMNKIQWNNKIQEYNKIYKLYGYSDNYYKSIGGKLIFPEVEIKPFL